One Longimicrobium sp. genomic window, TCCCCATCTCCCTTTGTCTCCCCATCATCACCCGCACTCAGCACTCAGTACTGAGGTGTGGACCCCGGCTTGCAACTCGACCGCGCCCGGACCGCGGACGAGGAGCGAGGGGTGATCGAGGATCTCTGGTACAAGAACGCCGTCATCTACAGCCTGTCGCTGGAGACGTTCATGGACGGCAACGGCGACGGCTGCGGCGACTTCGAGGGGCTGATGCGGCGGCTGGACTACCTGGAGTCGCTGGGGATTGACGCCATCTGGCTGGGGCCGTTCCAGCCCTCGCCCAACCTCGACAACGGCTACGACATCTCCGACTTCTACGGCGTGGACCCGCGCTTCGGCTCGCCGGGCGACTTCGTGGAGTTCATGAGCCGCGCGGAAAGCCGCGGCATCCGCGTGCTGATGGACCTGGTGGTCAACCACACCTCCGACCGCCACCCCTGGTTCCAGGAGGCGCGCCGCGACCCGCAGTCGCATCACCACGACTGGTACGTGTGGTCGAAGCGGCGGCCGAAGGACTGGAACCAGGGGATGGTGTTCCCCGGCGTCCAGAAGTCCACCTGGACGAAGGACGACGAGGCGGGAGAGTACTATTATCACCGCTTCTACGAATTCCAGCCGGACCTGAACATGGACAACCCCGAGGTCCGCACCGAGGTGCGGCGGATCATGGGGTACTGGCTGCAGCTGGGCGTCTCCGGGTTCCGCGTCGACGCCGTGCCGTTCATCCTCGAGGGCTCGCCCGACGGGAAGGGCGGGAGGCCGCCGCTGCACTTCGACTATCTCCAGCAGATGCGCTCGTTCCTGCAGTGGCGCACCTCGGGCGCCATCATGCTGGGCGAGGCCAACGTCCTGCCGAAGGAGAACAAGCGGTACTTCGGGAAGTCGGGCGACGGCATCCACATGATGTTCAACTTCTTCGTCAACCAGCACCTGTTCTACGCGCTGGCCAGCGGCGACGCGCGCCCGCTGGTGGACGCGCTGAAGGCCACGCGCGACCTGCCACCCACCGGGCAGTGGGCGCAGTTCCTCCGCAACCACGACGAGCTCGATCTGGGGAGATTGACGGAGGAGCAGCGCGGGCTCGTGCTCGAGCGCTTCGGGCCCGAGCCCGAGATGCAGCTGTACGGGCGCGGGATCCGCCGGCGGCTGGCGTCGATGCTGGGCGAGCGCGCGCACCTGGAGCTGGCGTACTCGCTGATGTTCTCGCTGCCGGGGACGCCCGTGCTGCGCTACGGCGACGAGATCGGGATGGGCGAGGACCTGCGGCAGAAGGAGCGCGATGCGGTGCGCACGCCCATGCACTGGTCGCGCGAGCGCAACGCGGGCTTCTCCACCGCCGAGCGCATCGTGCGCCCGGTAATCGACCAGGGGCCGTACAGTTGCGACCACGTGAACGTCGAGGCGCAGCGCCGCGACCCCGAATCGCTGCTCAACTGGACCGTGCGGATGATCCGGCTGCGCAAGGAGTGCCCGGAGATCGGGTGGGGGTCGTGGCGGATCCTTCCCGCCGGCTCGCCGGGCGTGCTGGCGATGTGCTACGAGTGGCGGGGAAACGCGGTCGTCGTCCTCCACAACTTCGACCGGCGGCCGCGCGAGGCGCGCTTCCGGGTGGGCGCCGAGGGCGGCGAGCACCTGGCCAACCTGCTGCAGCAAGAGGAGATGCACGCCGACGAGCGCGGCGTGCACCACGTGGCCCTGG contains:
- a CDS encoding alpha-amylase family protein, whose translation is MIEDLWYKNAVIYSLSLETFMDGNGDGCGDFEGLMRRLDYLESLGIDAIWLGPFQPSPNLDNGYDISDFYGVDPRFGSPGDFVEFMSRAESRGIRVLMDLVVNHTSDRHPWFQEARRDPQSHHHDWYVWSKRRPKDWNQGMVFPGVQKSTWTKDDEAGEYYYHRFYEFQPDLNMDNPEVRTEVRRIMGYWLQLGVSGFRVDAVPFILEGSPDGKGGRPPLHFDYLQQMRSFLQWRTSGAIMLGEANVLPKENKRYFGKSGDGIHMMFNFFVNQHLFYALASGDARPLVDALKATRDLPPTGQWAQFLRNHDELDLGRLTEEQRGLVLERFGPEPEMQLYGRGIRRRLASMLGERAHLELAYSLMFSLPGTPVLRYGDEIGMGEDLRQKERDAVRTPMHWSRERNAGFSTAERIVRPVIDQGPYSCDHVNVEAQRRDPESLLNWTVRMIRLRKECPEIGWGSWRILPAGSPGVLAMCYEWRGNAVVVLHNFDRRPREARFRVGAEGGEHLANLLQQEEMHADERGVHHVALEAYGYRWYRVGGLGYALRAHRDSGAGVAW